In Streptomyces sp. NBC_00414, a single window of DNA contains:
- a CDS encoding DoxX family protein: protein MAHGMRMDTHSGYADDGGGGDWRDTATRYALLPLRVFLGVTFIYAGIDKLTDSAFMSDSGAGSIGDMMRAVRDSSAIPALIDLSLKNPVGFGYAIAFGELAVGIGTLIGLLARLAAFGGALISLSLWLTMSWAADPYYYGNDLPYLMAWLPLVLAGAGVFSVDAMLRSRRRRRTGAY from the coding sequence ATGGCTCACGGCATGCGGATGGACACGCACTCCGGATACGCGGACGACGGCGGCGGTGGCGACTGGCGGGACACCGCCACGCGGTACGCCCTGCTGCCCCTGCGTGTCTTCCTCGGCGTCACCTTCATCTACGCGGGGATCGACAAACTCACCGACAGCGCGTTCATGTCCGACTCCGGGGCGGGCTCGATCGGCGACATGATGCGCGCGGTCCGTGACTCGTCGGCCATTCCCGCCCTCATCGACCTCTCCCTCAAGAACCCCGTCGGCTTCGGCTACGCCATCGCCTTCGGCGAGCTGGCGGTGGGCATCGGCACCCTGATCGGCCTGCTGGCCCGCCTCGCCGCGTTCGGCGGGGCGCTGATCTCCCTCAGCCTCTGGCTCACGATGAGCTGGGCCGCGGACCCGTACTACTACGGCAACGACCTCCCCTACCTGATGGCCTGGCTGCCCCTCGTACTCGCCGGAGCGGGCGTGTTCTCGGTGGACGCGATGCTCCGGTCCCGCCGAAGGCGCAGGACGGGCGCCTACTAG
- a CDS encoding DUF4429 domain-containing protein yields the protein MAEIIQRDGTWAFDGSTVRITPGLHRSVPLFRQTYGEIAVPLEAVAGVVYEPERKRGRLRLRLREGADPLLQATGGRLPDAADPYRLSVDIDRSGVAEYVAEEIRHALLIEQIPKEPAKAYLLPGPPVPVSVRSSDGTVSFDGARVRIDWSDTSDRVKRATGPRIIGLPDLVQVEWLPNSGYEDGFLRFVTHDSVFSKLPPEKDPFALDLWGSARRDLLTALVATAVMARLPHPSVRAAEPARGDPPRLLAAVQDSVASSRPQTPQASPTAPQDLHDVLLRRLRELGELHRDGVLTDEEFATTKAAVLRDF from the coding sequence ATGGCCGAGATCATCCAGCGCGACGGGACCTGGGCCTTCGACGGCAGCACGGTCCGGATCACCCCGGGGCTGCACCGTTCCGTGCCGCTGTTCCGGCAGACGTACGGAGAGATCGCCGTGCCCCTCGAAGCGGTCGCGGGCGTCGTCTACGAGCCCGAACGCAAGCGCGGCCGGCTGCGTCTGAGACTCCGGGAGGGCGCCGACCCGCTCCTCCAGGCGACCGGGGGCCGGCTGCCCGACGCGGCGGACCCGTACCGGCTGTCCGTGGACATCGACCGTTCGGGCGTCGCGGAGTACGTCGCCGAGGAGATCCGGCACGCCCTGCTCATCGAACAGATCCCCAAGGAACCGGCAAAGGCGTATCTCCTGCCCGGCCCGCCCGTGCCCGTCTCGGTCCGCTCCAGCGACGGCACGGTCTCCTTCGACGGAGCCAGGGTCCGTATCGACTGGAGCGACACCTCGGACCGGGTGAAGCGCGCGACGGGCCCGCGCATCATCGGCCTGCCCGATCTCGTACAGGTGGAGTGGCTGCCCAACTCCGGTTACGAGGACGGCTTCCTGCGGTTCGTGACGCACGACTCGGTGTTCTCCAAGCTGCCGCCGGAGAAGGACCCGTTCGCCCTCGACCTGTGGGGCAGCGCGCGCCGCGACCTGCTCACGGCCCTCGTCGCCACCGCGGTCATGGCCCGCCTCCCGCACCCGTCCGTCCGGGCCGCCGAGCCGGCGCGCGGGGATCCGCCCCGCCTCCTGGCCGCCGTCCAGGACTCCGTGGCGTCGTCCCGGCCGCAGACACCCCAGGCATCCCCGACAGCCCCGCAGGACCTCCACGACGTACTCCTGCGCCGGCTGCGTGAGCTGGGCGAACTGCACCGCGACGGCGTGCTCACCGACGAGGAGTTCGCGACGACGAAGGCGGCCGTGCTCCGCGACTTCTAG
- a CDS encoding class II aldolase/adducin family protein, translated as MHGPTPPLPLPTDRLRFAMPPMHESLDDERRHRKERLAGALRLFGRLGFEDGVSGHITARDPEYSDCFWVNPFGMPFKHVTVGDLVMANEDGQVLEGRYHVNQAAFTVHAQVHAARPDVVAVAHCHSVHGRALSALGELLDPITQESCAFYEDHALYDAYSGVAVDAEEGRRIATALGSFKALVLRNHGLLTVGDSVDAAAWWFLSMERSCQVQLTACAAGRPVLIDHKQAVATREQTGGDLVAWINYQPLWQDISRSEPDLLS; from the coding sequence ATGCACGGGCCCACGCCGCCCCTGCCCCTTCCCACCGACAGACTGCGGTTCGCGATGCCGCCCATGCACGAGTCGCTCGACGACGAGCGCCGGCACCGCAAGGAACGTCTCGCGGGCGCGCTGCGGCTCTTCGGGCGCCTCGGGTTCGAGGACGGGGTCTCCGGCCACATCACCGCGCGGGACCCGGAGTACAGCGACTGCTTCTGGGTCAACCCGTTCGGGATGCCCTTCAAGCATGTCACCGTCGGCGATCTGGTGATGGCCAACGAGGACGGGCAGGTGCTGGAGGGCCGCTATCACGTGAACCAGGCCGCGTTCACCGTGCACGCCCAGGTGCACGCGGCCCGGCCCGACGTCGTCGCGGTCGCCCACTGCCACTCGGTGCACGGGCGCGCGCTGTCCGCGCTCGGCGAGCTCCTCGACCCGATCACCCAGGAGAGCTGCGCGTTCTACGAGGACCACGCGCTGTACGACGCGTACTCGGGGGTCGCCGTGGACGCCGAGGAGGGGCGGCGGATCGCCACCGCGCTCGGCTCGTTCAAGGCGCTCGTGCTGCGCAACCACGGACTGCTGACGGTCGGCGACTCGGTGGACGCGGCGGCCTGGTGGTTCCTGTCGATGGAACGGTCCTGCCAGGTGCAGCTGACCGCGTGCGCGGCGGGGCGGCCGGTGCTGATCGACCACAAACAGGCGGTCGCGACACGGGAACAGACCGGCGGAGACCTGGTGGCGTGGATCAACTACCAGCCGCTGTGGCAGGACATCAGCCGCAGCGAGCCGGATCTGCTGTCCTGA